In Enterobacter sp. 638, a single window of DNA contains:
- the yedA gene encoding drug/metabolite exporter YedA: MRFRQLLPLIGALFSLYIIWGSTYFVIRVGVESWPPLMMAGIRFLSAGVLLLAFLLLRGHQLPPLRPMINAALIGLLLLAVGNGFVTVAEHQNVPSGIAAVVVATVPLFTLCFSRLFGIRTRKLEWMGIGIGLAGIILLNSGGNLSGNPWGALLILMGSLSWAFGSVLGSRIELPSGMMAGAIEMLAAGIVLLIASTITGEKLTAMPGLSGFLAVGYLAIFGSIIAINSYMFLIRNVSPAVATSYAYVNPVVAVLLGTSFAGETLSSVEWLALGVIIMAVVLVTLGKYLFPAKPIVTPCEAEKP; encoded by the coding sequence ATGCGTTTCAGGCAACTATTACCGCTTATTGGAGCACTTTTCTCGCTCTATATCATTTGGGGTTCCACCTATTTTGTCATTCGTGTCGGCGTGGAAAGCTGGCCCCCGCTGATGATGGCAGGCATCCGCTTTTTATCAGCCGGTGTGTTGCTGCTGGCCTTCTTACTGCTGCGCGGTCATCAACTTCCCCCGCTGCGTCCGATGATAAACGCGGCGCTGATCGGCCTGCTGCTGTTGGCTGTGGGCAATGGTTTTGTTACGGTGGCTGAACATCAGAACGTGCCGTCGGGCATCGCAGCCGTGGTCGTCGCAACGGTTCCCCTGTTTACGCTGTGCTTTAGCCGTTTGTTTGGCATTCGCACCCGCAAGCTGGAGTGGATGGGCATTGGCATTGGTCTGGCGGGAATTATTTTGCTCAACAGCGGCGGCAATCTGAGCGGTAATCCGTGGGGCGCGCTGTTGATCCTGATGGGGTCCCTGAGCTGGGCGTTTGGTTCCGTGCTGGGGTCACGCATCGAATTACCTTCCGGGATGATGGCGGGCGCGATTGAGATGCTGGCCGCCGGAATCGTGCTGTTAATCGCCTCCACGATCACCGGCGAAAAGCTCACGGCCATGCCGGGTCTTTCTGGTTTTCTGGCGGTGGGTTATCTGGCGATTTTCGGCTCGATTATCGCCATTAACTCTTATATGTTCCTGATCCGTAACGTCAGTCCAGCCGTCGCCACCAGCTACGCGTACGTTAACCCGGTGGTGGCCGTGCTGTTAGGGACATCGTTTGCAGGCGAGACCCTGTCATCCGTCGAGTGGTTAGCGCTGGGCGTGATTATCATGGCGGTGGTGCTGGTCACGCTCGGGAAATATCTTTTCCCGGCGAAACCCATTGTTACGCCGTGTGAGGCGGAAAAACCGTAA
- the ompC gene encoding porin OmpC has protein sequence MKRKALAILVPVLLVTGAANAAEIYNKNGNKLDLYGKVDGLHYFSEDTGADGDQSYARLGFKGETQINELLTGYGQWEYNLQANNTESSTNQSWTRLAFAGLKFGDYGSFDYGRNYGVLYDVEGWTDMLPEFGGDTYSKADNFMTNRANGVATYRSTDLYGLVEGLNFALQYQGNNESAGNGNEGTNNGNGRDVRHENGDGFGISSTYDIGMGFSAGAAFASSDRTTDQVNSTTAAGGEQAEAWTAGIKYDDNNIYLAAMYSQTRNMTPYGNKNYAVANKTKNFEGTAQYQFDFGLRPALSILISKGQDLNTAFGSEKDLVKYADIGASYYFNKNMSIYADYKINLLDEDDMFYHVNGISTDDITAVGMVYQF, from the coding sequence ATGAAAAGAAAAGCATTGGCTATTTTGGTGCCTGTTTTACTGGTCACAGGTGCGGCGAACGCGGCAGAAATTTATAACAAGAATGGCAATAAATTAGATCTTTACGGCAAAGTGGATGGTCTTCACTACTTCTCTGAGGATACTGGCGCGGATGGCGATCAGTCCTATGCACGTCTGGGCTTTAAAGGCGAAACGCAGATCAATGAGCTGCTGACGGGTTACGGTCAGTGGGAATACAACCTCCAGGCCAATAATACCGAGAGTTCAACCAACCAGTCCTGGACGCGCCTGGCCTTCGCAGGTCTGAAGTTTGGTGATTATGGTTCATTCGATTACGGTCGTAACTACGGCGTGCTGTACGATGTTGAAGGCTGGACAGATATGCTGCCAGAGTTCGGCGGCGACACCTACAGTAAAGCAGATAACTTTATGACCAACCGCGCCAACGGCGTGGCGACTTACCGCAGCACGGATCTTTACGGTCTGGTGGAAGGCCTGAACTTCGCGCTGCAGTACCAGGGTAATAACGAAAGCGCTGGTAATGGCAACGAAGGCACCAATAATGGCAACGGTCGCGATGTGCGTCATGAAAACGGTGACGGCTTCGGTATTTCTTCAACCTACGATATCGGCATGGGCTTTAGCGCCGGTGCAGCGTTCGCCTCGTCTGACCGTACAACCGATCAGGTGAATTCCACCACGGCAGCAGGCGGTGAACAAGCAGAAGCCTGGACGGCAGGGATTAAATATGACGACAACAATATCTATCTGGCGGCCATGTATTCTCAGACCCGTAATATGACGCCGTATGGCAATAAAAATTACGCAGTCGCGAATAAAACTAAAAACTTTGAAGGCACCGCGCAATACCAGTTTGATTTTGGCCTGCGTCCGGCATTGTCTATCCTGATCTCTAAAGGTCAGGATCTGAATACCGCCTTCGGCAGTGAAAAAGATCTCGTTAAATATGCTGATATTGGCGCAAGCTATTATTTCAACAAAAATATGTCCATTTATGCAGATTATAAAATTAACCTGCTGGATGAAGACGATATGTTCTATCATGTGAATGGCATCAGCACTGATGACATCACCGCAGTAGGCATGGTTTATCAGTTCTAA
- the dgcQ gene encoding cellulose biosynthesis regulator diguanylate cyclase DgcQ — MQRDTFVIKKNLLERLRHHPGQIVNVCFLVVLIVSTILTWREVVVLEDAYISSQQNHLQNVANSLDRQLQYSVNKLLFFRQSMGDALQTPLGLRVLHDAVLSFNHLRTKPFWQLDVEQRRALPINGVSDGMVERTTLLTRDDQRLGGELSAALEVGYLLRLAVSRANNKEKRITYVSRAGFFVSTEPAALNNSIVSRYYTLVTRPWFTHQTDRDNRARAVRWFMAPASASQNERLITASVPVYQDNYWYGVLAMDFTLPTMTQLLMDAVDQRKDGEYQLYDNRLNLIATSEENADSVIHFDAQEIAQIAQAVENDTQGGLRLSTRFISWERLEHFDGVVLRVHSLKDGVRGEFGSISIALASLWALFTATLLISWLVIRRMVSNMFTLQNSLQWQAWHDPLTRLNNRRALFDRAQALAEECRQQQLPFSVIQLDLDHFKSINDRFGHQAGDKVLSHTARLITHALRSSDVAGRVGGEEFCVVLPGATAEQAAGVAERIRVSINRKEILVKKSTTARVSASLGVSSTEENANFDFEQLQSIADARLYLAKQQGRNQVVCRGPDKK; from the coding sequence GTGCAGCGCGATACCTTTGTCATCAAGAAAAATCTGCTGGAACGGTTACGTCACCATCCTGGGCAAATCGTTAACGTATGTTTTCTGGTTGTCCTCATTGTTTCCACGATTCTGACATGGCGAGAAGTCGTCGTGCTGGAAGACGCGTACATCTCAAGCCAGCAAAACCATCTGCAAAACGTGGCCAACTCGCTGGACCGGCAGCTTCAGTACAGTGTCAATAAACTGCTCTTTTTCCGACAGAGCATGGGTGACGCACTGCAAACACCACTTGGGCTGCGCGTCTTGCACGATGCCGTCCTGAGTTTTAACCATTTACGCACTAAACCCTTCTGGCAGCTGGATGTGGAGCAGCGGCGAGCGTTGCCGATAAACGGCGTGTCAGATGGCATGGTTGAGCGGACCACACTTCTGACACGCGATGACCAACGTCTCGGCGGGGAACTCTCTGCGGCGCTGGAAGTGGGCTATTTGCTGCGCCTTGCCGTCTCGCGCGCCAATAATAAAGAAAAGCGCATCACCTACGTCTCGCGTGCGGGCTTTTTTGTGTCGACGGAACCCGCCGCGCTCAACAACTCCATCGTTTCTCGTTACTACACTCTGGTGACTCGCCCGTGGTTTACTCACCAGACTGACCGCGACAATCGCGCCCGCGCGGTGCGCTGGTTTATGGCTCCCGCTTCCGCATCACAGAATGAACGCCTGATCACCGCCAGCGTGCCGGTGTATCAGGACAACTACTGGTACGGTGTGCTGGCGATGGATTTCACGCTTCCGACCATGACTCAGTTGCTGATGGACGCCGTTGATCAGCGCAAAGACGGTGAATACCAGCTGTATGACAATCGTCTCAATTTGATTGCGACCTCTGAAGAAAACGCCGACAGCGTCATTCACTTTGATGCGCAAGAGATCGCCCAAATCGCGCAGGCGGTGGAAAACGATACACAAGGTGGCCTGCGGTTAAGCACGCGGTTTATCAGTTGGGAACGCCTGGAACATTTTGATGGTGTGGTGCTGCGAGTCCACTCCCTCAAAGACGGCGTGCGGGGGGAATTTGGCAGTATCAGTATTGCCCTGGCGTCGTTATGGGCGCTCTTTACCGCGACGCTGCTGATTTCGTGGCTGGTGATCCGTCGGATGGTGAGCAACATGTTTACGCTGCAAAATTCATTGCAGTGGCAGGCCTGGCACGATCCATTGACCCGACTCAACAACCGTCGTGCGCTCTTTGACCGGGCACAGGCGCTGGCCGAGGAGTGCCGCCAGCAGCAACTGCCGTTCTCCGTCATTCAGCTCGATCTCGACCATTTCAAAAGCATTAACGATCGCTTCGGTCATCAGGCGGGTGACAAAGTGCTGTCCCACACGGCCCGGCTGATTACGCACGCGCTACGAAGTAGCGATGTGGCGGGCCGAGTCGGCGGTGAGGAGTTTTGCGTAGTGCTGCCGGGCGCGACAGCGGAGCAGGCGGCCGGTGTGGCGGAGCGCATTCGGGTGTCTATTAACCGAAAAGAGATACTGGTGAAGAAGAGCACCACGGCGCGGGTCAGCGCCTCGCTTGGCGTCAGCAGCACGGAAGAGAACGCCAATTTCGATTTTGAGCAATTGCAGTCCATTGCCGATGCGCGTCTTTATCTGGCGAAACAGCAGGGCAGAAATCAGGTGGTGTGTCGCGGCCCGGATAAAAAGTGA
- a CDS encoding DUF808 domain-containing protein has translation MAGSSLLTLLDDIATLLDDISLMGKLAAKKTAGVLGDDLSLNAQQVSGVRANRELPVVWSVAKGSFLNKVILVPLALLISAFIPWAITPLLMIGGAFLCYEGVEKVLHSFASRKDEETPQARQQRLEALAAKDPLAFERDKVKGAIRTDFILSAEIVAITLGIVSEAPLLNQVLVLSGIAIAVTIGVYGLVGVIVKLDDMGYWLVDKSNAVARVVGKGLLVLAPWLMKSLSVIGTLAMFLVGGGIVVHGIAPLHHAIEHFAQGQGSVVAAILPMIVNLVIGFIIGAIVIAGVKGIAKLRGVSH, from the coding sequence TTGGCAGGAAGTAGCTTATTAACATTATTGGATGATATTGCCACGTTGCTGGACGACATATCGCTGATGGGAAAACTGGCCGCGAAAAAGACGGCCGGTGTATTGGGCGACGACTTATCGCTTAACGCTCAGCAAGTGTCTGGCGTTCGCGCCAACCGCGAGCTGCCAGTGGTGTGGAGCGTGGCAAAAGGGTCATTTCTCAATAAGGTGATTCTGGTGCCGCTGGCGCTGCTGATCAGCGCGTTTATCCCGTGGGCCATTACGCCGCTGTTGATGATAGGCGGTGCGTTCCTCTGCTATGAGGGCGTCGAGAAGGTGTTGCACTCGTTTGCCTCGCGCAAGGATGAAGAGACGCCGCAGGCTCGCCAGCAGCGTCTGGAAGCGCTTGCCGCGAAGGACCCGCTGGCTTTTGAGCGCGATAAGGTTAAAGGCGCGATTCGGACCGATTTTATTCTGTCGGCTGAAATCGTCGCCATCACTCTGGGGATTGTGTCAGAAGCCCCGCTGCTGAATCAGGTGCTGGTGCTCTCCGGTATCGCGATTGCCGTGACGATCGGCGTTTATGGCCTTGTCGGGGTGATCGTGAAGCTCGATGACATGGGCTACTGGCTGGTGGATAAATCTAATGCCGTGGCGAGAGTCGTCGGTAAAGGGTTGCTGGTACTGGCGCCATGGCTGATGAAAAGTTTGTCGGTGATCGGCACGCTGGCGATGTTCCTGGTGGGTGGCGGGATTGTGGTTCATGGCATTGCGCCGCTGCATCACGCCATTGAACATTTCGCTCAGGGGCAGGGGAGCGTGGTGGCGGCCATTTTACCGATGATCGTCAATCTGGTGATTGGCTTTATCATTGGGGCCATCGTCATCGCGGGCGTGAAAGGTATCGCCAAACTGCGCGGTGTTTCGCACTAA
- a CDS encoding DUF2158 domain-containing protein: MVFVVSDEVKPKNGGPRMIVTGYSSGMVECRWHDGFGIKREAFREEELQPGDKPQRRDTA; the protein is encoded by the coding sequence ATGGTCTTTGTGGTCAGTGATGAAGTTAAGCCTAAAAATGGCGGCCCACGTATGATTGTCACGGGATATTCCAGTGGCATGGTGGAATGCCGGTGGCATGACGGTTTCGGCATCAAGCGAGAAGCTTTTCGTGAAGAGGAGCTACAGCCGGGTGACAAACCGCAGCGACGCGATACGGCTTAA
- a CDS encoding N-acetylmuramic acid 6-phosphate etherase produces MSVKLNGLVKERRHADTADIDRLSTLDMLNVIHQDDKKMTDAITPCLSVIAQVVDNAAATLSHGGRLVIVGAGSSGRAAIQAALEFAPGKHPVIALEAGDGAANYDRGVANLQAINFGEHDMMLALTISGKTPWVWGAMRHAWSLRSPVAIITSDEQSEAAQLASMVIAPQTGADVVAGFNNVKAAMAQKLILNMISTGLAVRSGRVYSNMRVDLEAKNTRWAERQIAIVMEAGGCTRTVAKAALESGNHHCKTAVLMVMTGLDAWQARDLLEQNNGFIRVALQEAP; encoded by the coding sequence ATGAGCGTTAAGCTGAACGGTTTGGTCAAGGAAAGACGTCACGCGGATACGGCGGATATCGACAGGTTGTCGACCCTGGACATGCTGAATGTGATTCATCAGGATGATAAAAAAATGACTGACGCCATCACGCCATGTTTATCCGTCATTGCCCAGGTTGTCGATAATGCGGCCGCCACATTGAGCCACGGTGGCCGTCTGGTTATCGTTGGCGCAGGATCGTCAGGCCGTGCGGCGATCCAGGCTGCGTTAGAATTTGCCCCAGGCAAACATCCCGTTATAGCGCTTGAAGCCGGAGACGGCGCGGCAAATTATGATCGAGGCGTAGCCAACCTTCAGGCCATTAATTTTGGCGAGCACGATATGATGCTGGCGCTAACGATCAGTGGCAAAACGCCGTGGGTCTGGGGCGCTATGCGGCATGCCTGGTCGCTAAGATCGCCTGTCGCCATCATCACCAGCGACGAGCAGAGTGAAGCGGCGCAGCTGGCGAGCATGGTGATTGCGCCGCAAACGGGAGCGGATGTGGTCGCTGGTTTTAATAACGTCAAAGCTGCGATGGCGCAAAAACTGATCCTGAATATGATTTCGACCGGGTTAGCTGTCCGTTCCGGTCGTGTCTACAGCAATATGCGTGTGGACCTGGAAGCCAAAAACACCCGGTGGGCCGAGAGACAAATCGCGATTGTGATGGAAGCGGGAGGGTGTACGCGTACCGTGGCGAAAGCGGCGCTAGAAAGCGGTAATCATCACTGCAAAACAGCCGTACTGATGGTCATGACCGGTCTGGATGCCTGGCAGGCGCGCGATTTACTGGAGCAGAATAATGGTTTTATTCGCGTCGCGTTACAGGAAGCACCGTAA
- a CDS encoding phosphohydrolase, translated as MALTQWQQRFENWLTENHDTDDTAHDMSHFRRVWMTAQRMMTGQSVDPLVILTACYFHDIVSLPKNHPERGQSSRLAAHKTGQILHDDFPDFPQAIILAVQHAIEAHSFSAGIAPQTLEAKIVQDADRLEALGAIGLARVFAVSGALGVALFDANDPFAESRELNDKTFALDHFQTKLLRLPDTMQTEMGRELARHNADFLAHFMAKLSAELQGDCLGIDSQVLSRFQRSLSR; from the coding sequence ATGGCGCTTACCCAGTGGCAGCAACGCTTCGAAAACTGGCTAACAGAAAATCATGACACGGATGATACCGCCCATGACATGTCGCATTTTCGCCGCGTGTGGATGACGGCGCAGCGAATGATGACCGGACAATCCGTCGACCCGCTGGTCATTCTTACGGCATGTTATTTCCATGATATTGTCAGCCTGCCAAAAAATCACCCTGAGCGCGGCCAATCCTCGCGGCTAGCGGCGCACAAAACCGGTCAAATTCTGCACGACGACTTCCCCGATTTTCCTCAGGCAATTATCCTTGCCGTACAACACGCCATCGAAGCGCACAGTTTTAGCGCGGGCATTGCGCCGCAAACTCTTGAGGCGAAAATTGTGCAGGATGCCGACAGGTTAGAGGCCCTCGGCGCTATTGGGTTGGCTCGCGTCTTTGCAGTGTCAGGCGCGCTGGGTGTCGCCCTGTTCGATGCCAATGATCCCTTTGCTGAGTCACGTGAATTGAATGATAAAACCTTTGCGCTTGACCATTTTCAGACCAAACTTTTACGTCTGCCTGATACCATGCAAACCGAAATGGGGCGCGAACTTGCGCGTCATAATGCCGATTTCCTGGCGCACTTTATGGCGAAATTGAGCGCAGAATTGCAGGGCGACTGTCTTGGCATCGATTCTCAGGTGTTGAGCCGATTCCAGCGCAGTCTGTCACGCTGA
- a CDS encoding sensor histidine kinase, translated as MSDVQPLVMTRKRPMKLNTLVTLMVSSVIGSVLLVIFALYFMQITKATRDGVKDTALAIARTLADSPDVKRGLLLSAEKSQIQPVAEAITRRNDLLFAVVTNMQGVRYSHPDTRLIGHHFIGEDLKPALAGNENVSVNHGVLAEALRVFTPVYDDQHRQIGVVAIGISLKKVDEEISRSRWGVIWTVLFSALMGTLGTWGLVHLLKRILFGLEPYEISALFEQRQAMLQSLKEGVIAIDSQGRVTMINHTARQILLLPTQGADMPRHVPMLASLRRVSQTGKALQDQEIDSNGRLLLCNTFPVRSQNAVIGAISTFRDKTEIRELMQRMDGMVSYVDALRTHSHEFMNKLHVILGLLHMKRYDKLEEYIIQTAQNYQTDIGAIQNKIKSPVIAGFLLGKMNRAKEAGISLTLAEECQVPDTPNTEHVTVLITVLGNLIENALDAMSDQPEGEIGLLMHYQNGWLSCEISDDGPGIDPSRLAHIFTKGFSTKGENRGVGLFLARQQLEKLGGEIAVESELGVFTQFFVQIPWDSERKIA; from the coding sequence ATGAGCGATGTGCAGCCTTTAGTCATGACGCGCAAGCGCCCAATGAAACTCAACACGCTGGTCACGCTGATGGTCAGCAGTGTGATTGGTTCAGTGTTGCTGGTCATCTTTGCCCTCTACTTTATGCAGATCACCAAGGCGACGCGGGACGGCGTGAAAGACACCGCCCTGGCCATCGCCAGAACGCTGGCCGACAGTCCTGACGTCAAGCGTGGCCTGCTGTTATCCGCAGAGAAGAGTCAGATTCAGCCCGTCGCGGAAGCCATCACCAGACGCAACGATCTGCTTTTTGCCGTGGTCACTAACATGCAGGGCGTACGGTATTCTCATCCTGATACCCGCCTGATCGGCCATCATTTTATTGGCGAGGATCTTAAACCCGCGCTTGCCGGAAATGAGAATGTGTCGGTAAACCACGGTGTGCTGGCAGAAGCCCTGCGCGTTTTCACGCCGGTTTATGACGACCAGCACCGGCAAATCGGCGTGGTCGCGATTGGCATATCGCTCAAAAAAGTGGATGAAGAGATCAGCCGCAGCCGCTGGGGCGTTATCTGGACGGTATTATTCAGTGCGTTAATGGGTACGCTGGGAACCTGGGGCCTGGTACATTTGCTGAAACGCATTCTGTTTGGCCTTGAGCCTTACGAAATTTCCGCGCTGTTTGAACAGCGTCAGGCGATGCTGCAATCTCTGAAGGAAGGAGTGATTGCTATTGATAGTCAGGGCCGCGTGACAATGATTAACCACACCGCCCGCCAGATTTTGCTGCTGCCGACTCAAGGCGCGGATATGCCCCGTCACGTTCCGATGCTCGCCTCGCTGCGCAGGGTATCGCAAACGGGTAAGGCATTGCAGGATCAGGAGATCGACTCCAACGGCCGACTGCTGCTTTGCAACACCTTTCCTGTCAGAAGCCAGAACGCAGTGATTGGCGCGATCAGTACATTTCGTGACAAAACCGAGATCCGGGAATTGATGCAGCGAATGGATGGGATGGTGAGCTACGTGGACGCCCTGCGGACCCATTCCCATGAGTTTATGAATAAGCTGCATGTGATTCTGGGCCTGCTGCACATGAAGCGCTACGACAAGCTGGAAGAGTACATTATCCAGACGGCGCAAAATTATCAGACGGATATTGGCGCCATTCAGAACAAAATCAAATCCCCGGTGATTGCCGGTTTCCTGCTGGGGAAAATGAATCGCGCCAAGGAAGCGGGGATTAGCCTGACGCTGGCGGAAGAATGTCAGGTGCCGGACACGCCGAATACGGAGCATGTCACGGTGCTGATCACGGTGCTGGGAAATCTCATCGAAAATGCACTCGACGCGATGTCAGACCAGCCTGAAGGCGAAATTGGCCTGCTGATGCATTATCAAAACGGCTGGCTAAGCTGTGAGATTAGCGACGACGGTCCCGGTATTGACCCTTCGCGTCTGGCGCACATTTTTACTAAAGGTTTTTCGACGAAAGGCGAAAACCGTGGTGTGGGATTATTTCTTGCCCGCCAGCAGCTCGAAAAACTGGGCGGTGAAATCGCCGTAGAATCAGAGCTTGGCGTGTTTACTCAATTTTTTGTTCAGATCCCCTGGGATAGCGAGAGGAAAATCGCGTGA
- the dcuR gene encoding two-component system response regulator DcuR, whose translation MINVLIVDDDAMVADLNRLYVNRVEGFSCCGVASTLSQAQSIISNPTQAIDLVLLDVYMQQDNGLDLLPIIRASGRAIDVIMISSASDATTIQTSMHYGVVDYLIKPFQFPRFEEALNGWKEKKHLMGSHQYYEQADVDRLLHGGAPELADSKRLPKGLTPQTLRTICQWIDGHPDTEFSTDDLANAVSISRVSCRKYLIWLAQINILFTSIHYGATGRPVYRYRLQPEQIGLLRQYCQ comes from the coding sequence GTGATAAATGTCTTAATTGTCGATGATGATGCCATGGTGGCTGACCTTAACCGACTGTATGTGAATCGTGTTGAGGGTTTTAGCTGCTGTGGTGTCGCCTCCACGCTCAGTCAGGCCCAGTCCATCATTAGCAACCCCACCCAGGCTATCGATCTGGTGCTGCTGGATGTATATATGCAGCAGGATAATGGTCTGGATTTGCTGCCAATTATCCGTGCTTCTGGGCGCGCCATCGATGTGATCATGATTTCATCAGCCTCCGATGCCACCACCATTCAGACCTCCATGCACTATGGCGTGGTGGACTATCTGATTAAGCCGTTCCAGTTTCCGCGTTTTGAAGAGGCGCTAAACGGCTGGAAGGAAAAGAAACATCTGATGGGTTCACATCAATATTATGAACAGGCGGACGTTGATCGTCTGCTGCACGGCGGCGCGCCGGAACTGGCAGACAGCAAACGCCTGCCGAAAGGCTTAACCCCGCAGACGCTGCGCACCATTTGTCAGTGGATTGACGGGCATCCCGACACGGAGTTTTCCACCGATGATCTGGCGAATGCGGTCAGCATCTCACGGGTTTCCTGTCGTAAATACCTGATCTGGCTTGCACAAATTAATATTTTGTTTACCAGCATTCATTACGGAGCTACCGGTCGTCCGGTGTATCGATACCGGCTCCAGCCGGAACAGATCGGGCTACTCAGACAGTATTGCCAGTAA
- a CDS encoding DNA cytosine methyltransferase, translating to MQEKLSVTEPALMLAEKSTAAVQDLLCKLLTIYDAKTLVNQLNAQGESHWSPAILKRLVSSERAGHRLSEGEFTLLHNLLPRPPAIHPNYAFRFVDLFAGIGGIRHGFEAIGGQCVFTSEWNKHAVRTYKANWYCDPHTHQFNEDIRDVTLSHKSGVTDAEAADHIRRTIPAHDVLLAGFPCQPFSLAGVSKKNALGRAHGFACDTQGTLFFDVVRIIDARRPPIFVLENVKNLKSHDGGKTFRIIMQTLDELGYDVADAQDMGANDPKIIDGKHFLPQHRERIVLVGFRRDLNLKGDFTLRDIPSLYPAHRPSVAELLEPAFDAKFILTPVLWKYLYRYAKKHQAKGNGFGFGMVDPRNPHSVTRTLSARYYKDGAEILIDRGWDKALGEINFDDPQNQRHRPRRLTPRECARLMGFESPQGHSFRIPVSDTQAYRQFGNSVVVPAFAAVAKLLESRIKQAVKLRQGKAVNDGCAQ from the coding sequence ATGCAGGAAAAACTATCAGTGACTGAGCCCGCACTCATGCTGGCAGAGAAATCAACGGCAGCGGTGCAGGATTTACTGTGCAAACTGCTGACCATCTATGACGCCAAAACGCTGGTCAATCAACTGAATGCGCAAGGCGAAAGCCACTGGAGCCCGGCAATCCTTAAGCGGCTGGTTTCCAGCGAGCGGGCCGGCCATCGGCTGAGCGAGGGGGAGTTTACCCTCCTGCACAATCTGCTCCCGCGCCCACCGGCTATCCATCCAAATTATGCTTTCCGCTTCGTCGATCTGTTTGCGGGTATCGGTGGCATACGCCATGGTTTTGAGGCCATTGGCGGACAGTGCGTCTTTACCAGCGAATGGAATAAACACGCGGTGCGTACCTATAAAGCAAACTGGTACTGCGATCCGCACACACACCAGTTCAATGAAGATATTCGCGATGTCACGTTAAGCCATAAAAGTGGCGTTACGGATGCTGAAGCGGCTGACCATATCCGACGCACCATTCCGGCGCATGATGTTCTGCTGGCGGGCTTCCCGTGTCAGCCGTTTTCGCTGGCGGGCGTGTCCAAAAAGAACGCCCTCGGACGTGCTCATGGCTTTGCCTGCGATACGCAAGGCACGCTGTTTTTTGACGTGGTGCGCATTATCGACGCACGTCGCCCGCCTATTTTTGTCCTCGAAAACGTCAAAAACTTAAAAAGTCACGACGGCGGGAAAACCTTCCGCATTATCATGCAAACGCTCGATGAACTCGGCTACGACGTGGCCGATGCCCAGGATATGGGCGCGAACGATCCCAAAATTATTGATGGCAAACATTTCTTGCCTCAGCACCGTGAGCGCATTGTGTTGGTCGGGTTTCGCCGCGATTTAAACCTGAAAGGTGATTTTACCCTGCGGGATATTCCTTCGCTGTATCCGGCGCATCGTCCGTCCGTTGCTGAACTGCTGGAGCCCGCATTCGATGCCAAATTTATCCTGACCCCCGTGCTGTGGAAATATCTCTATCGCTATGCCAAAAAGCATCAGGCGAAGGGCAACGGTTTTGGTTTTGGGATGGTGGACCCGCGCAATCCGCACAGTGTCACCCGCACGTTGTCGGCGCGCTATTACAAAGATGGCGCTGAGATCCTCATTGACCGCGGTTGGGATAAAGCTCTTGGCGAGATCAATTTTGACGATCCGCAGAACCAGCGCCATCGTCCGCGTCGGCTGACGCCGCGTGAGTGCGCGCGTCTGATGGGATTCGAGTCGCCTCAGGGGCACAGTTTCCGCATTCCGGTTTCTGATACCCAGGCCTATCGACAGTTTGGCAATTCCGTGGTCGTTCCGGCGTTTGCGGCGGTGGCAAAACTGCTGGAATCGCGAATTAAACAGGCTGTCAAATTGCGCCAGGGTAAAGCCGTCAATGACGGATGTGCACAGTAA
- a CDS encoding very short patch repair endonuclease, which produces MTDVHSKATRSKNMRAIGTRDTAIEKRLSGLLTQAGFEFRVQDAALAGRPDFVLDRYQCIIFTHGCFWHHHDCYLFKVPATRTEFWLAKIGKNVERDKRDSAILLAQGWRVLIVWECALRGRLKLDDAALTERLEEWICGGGQTAQIDTSGIHLLTVFPPHTA; this is translated from the coding sequence ATGACGGATGTGCACAGTAAGGCGACGCGCAGCAAAAACATGCGTGCTATCGGCACGCGTGATACTGCAATTGAAAAACGGCTTTCAGGCCTGTTAACGCAAGCGGGTTTTGAGTTTCGCGTTCAGGATGCTGCGCTGGCGGGACGGCCTGATTTCGTGCTCGACCGCTATCAGTGCATCATCTTCACCCACGGCTGTTTCTGGCACCATCATGACTGTTATTTGTTCAAAGTGCCCGCCACGCGTACCGAGTTCTGGCTGGCGAAAATCGGTAAAAACGTCGAGCGTGATAAACGCGATTCCGCCATTTTACTGGCGCAGGGATGGCGAGTGCTTATTGTCTGGGAGTGCGCGTTGCGTGGCAGGCTAAAGCTTGATGACGCTGCCCTGACGGAGCGCCTGGAAGAGTGGATCTGCGGCGGTGGCCAGACCGCGCAGATCGATACCTCAGGAATTCATCTGCTTACGGTTTTTCCGCCTCACACGGCGTAA